One stretch of Euphorbia lathyris chromosome 7, ddEupLath1.1, whole genome shotgun sequence DNA includes these proteins:
- the LOC136234779 gene encoding transcription factor TCP23 yields the protein MVLMESQTNKQEQLGSTSTSLTKTTAKKPSKDRHTKVDGRGRRIRMPALCAARVFQLTRELGHKSDGETIEWLLQQAEPCIIATTGTGTIPANFSSLNVSLRSSGSSISAPLSNSNSKSTPLSFHGGGGLLHDATADQNRMLGFHHQIYAPPPPNLVSEESNYMRKSFREDLFKDSGEGENSTGSNKSARTGIQDQQSNNIVATPMWAVGNGGNAFWMLPVGGGGSTAGAMGEPQMWTFPGGGVTSMPRVQVGSMIVQPPGQQLGLGVGVGVGEGNMGLMGGIINNYNLSRVGLGMNLEQSNHQQDSSDHSGDENTTHSQ from the coding sequence ATGGTTTTAATGGAGTCTCAGACCAATAAACAAGAACAACTTGGCTCAACTTCTACTTCCCTCACAAAAACCACCGCCAAAAAACCTTCCAAAGACCGCCACACCAAAGTAGACGGCCGGGGCCGCCGTATACGGATGCCGGCGCTATGTGCTGCGAGAGTATTTCAACTTACTAGAGAATTAGGTCATAAATCCGACGGCGAAACCATTGAATGGCTTCTACAACAAGCTGAGCCTTGTATAATTGCTACTACTGGTACTGGTACAATTCCGGCCAATTTCTCTTCTCTAAACGTATCGCTACGCAGCAGCGGTTCATCAATTTCAGCGCCGCTGTCGAATTCGAATTCGAAATCGACTCCTCTTTCTTTTCACGGCGGCGGCGGGTTACTACATGATGCTACTGCTGATCAAAATCGAATGTTAGGGTTTCACCATCAAATCTatgctcctcctcctccgaATCTCGTGTCGGAAGAGAGTAATTACATGAGAAAATCATTCAGAGAGGATCTGTTTAAGGATTCCGGCGAGGGAGAAAACAGTACGGGTTCTAATAAGTCTGCGAGAACTGGAATTCAAGATCAGCAATCGAATAATATTGTTGCAACACCTATGTGGGCAGTTGGAAACGGTGGAAATGCGTTTTGGATGTTACCGGTAGGTGGCGGCGGAAGCACGGCGGGTGCCATGGGGGAGCCGCAGATGTGGACGTTTCCGGGAGGCGGAGTAACGAGTATGCCTCGGGTTCAAGTAGGGTCGATGATAGTTCAGCCGCCGGGGCAGCAGCTGGGGTTAGGAGTTGGAGTTGGAGTTGGAGAGGGTAATATGGGATTAATGGGTGgaattattaataattataatttaagtaGGGTTGGTTTAGGGATGAATTTGGAGCAATCTAATCATCAACAAGATAGTAGTGATCATAGTGGAGATGAAAATACTACTCATTCTCAATAA